A window of Lysobacter sp. TY2-98 genomic DNA:
CCAGCGGCGCCGCGGACATGGTGTCGATGGCGCGACCGCTGCTCGCCGATCCGCGCTGGGTCGCGAAAGCGCGCGACGGACGCGTCGACGAGATCAATACCTGCATCGCCTGCAACCAGGCGTGTCTCGATCACGTGTTCGAGAACAAGCGCGCGAGCTGTCTGGTCAATCCGCGCGCCTGCCACGAAACCGAACTCGTCTATGCGCCGACGTCGGCGCCGAAGCGCGTCGCAGTCGTCGGTGCGGGTGTTGCGGGTCTCGCCTGCGCGACGGTCGCCGCACAGCGCGGCCACACCGTGACACTGTTCGAAGCAACCGACGACATCGGCGGACAGTTCAACCTCGCGCGTCGCATTCCCGGCAAGGAAGAGTTCAACGAGACGATCCGCTATTACCGCCGCCGCATCGAACTCGATGGCGTCGATCTGCGCGTGTCGTCGCGCGTCGACGACGCCACACTCACCGGCTTCGATCGGGTCGTGCTCGCTACGGGCGTGGTGCCCCGCCCCGTCGAATTCCCCGGCCACGACGATCCGCGCGTGTTGCGCTATGACGACGTGCTCGCCGGGCGCGTTGCGGTCGGTCCGCGCGTTGCGATCGTCGGTGCAGGCGGAATCGGTTGCGACGTCGCCGAGTTCCTCGCACACGAAGGCGTGTCGCCGTCGCTGGACATCGATGCGTGGCGCCGCGAATGGGGCGTCGATGTCGACTACACCGACGTGCCGGGCGGCCTGCGCGCGCCGGAGAAGCCGCCGGTCGCCCGCGCGATCTGGCTGTTGCAGCGCAGTGCGGGCAAACCCGGTGCGCGCCTTGCCAAGACCACGGGCTGGATCCATCGCGCCAGCCTCAAGACGCGCGGCGTGCAGGCGCTGGGCGGCGTGCAGTACGTGCGCTTCGACGATGCCGGCTTCCACATCACCGTCGACGGCGAACCACGCACGCTCGAGGTCGACAACGTCGTCATCTGCGCCGGCCAGCTGTCGAACAATCCGCTGGAAGCGCCTCTGCGCGCGGCGGGTCGCGACGTGCAGGTCATCGGTGGTGCGGACGTCG
This region includes:
- a CDS encoding NADPH-dependent 2,4-dienoyl-CoA reductase yields the protein MTAAPHPRFPHLFAPLDLGFVTLRNRVLMGSMHTGLEDHARDFPKLAAYFAERAEGGVGLMVTGGFAPNVRGWLKPLSGTLSMPWQVRRHRQVTSAVHANGGRICLQILHAGRYGYHPLQVAPSAIKAPINPFSPKALSASGVERQIRAFARSAKLAREAGYDGVEVMGSEGYLLNQFTASRTNKRSDAWGGDATKRMRFAVEIVRRIREACGPDFIVIYRLSMLDLVDGGLAWDEVVQQAQAVEAAGATIINTGIGWHEARVPTIATSVPRAAFVDVTARLKPHVSVPLVATNRINMPDVAERVLASGAADMVSMARPLLADPRWVAKARDGRVDEINTCIACNQACLDHVFENKRASCLVNPRACHETELVYAPTSAPKRVAVVGAGVAGLACATVAAQRGHTVTLFEATDDIGGQFNLARRIPGKEEFNETIRYYRRRIELDGVDLRVSSRVDDATLTGFDRVVLATGVVPRPVEFPGHDDPRVLRYDDVLAGRVAVGPRVAIVGAGGIGCDVAEFLAHEGVSPSLDIDAWRREWGVDVDYTDVPGGLRAPEKPPVARAIWLLQRSAGKPGARLAKTTGWIHRASLKTRGVQALGGVQYVRFDDAGFHITVDGEPRTLEVDNVVICAGQLSNNPLEAPLRAAGRDVQVIGGADVAAELDAKRAIAQGSRVAAAL